In the genome of Populus nigra chromosome 9, ddPopNigr1.1, whole genome shotgun sequence, one region contains:
- the LOC133703915 gene encoding cysteine-rich receptor-like protein kinase 10, which translates to MDSLKFSTVLLSLLSLAIITQAQDPTFLSYYCPNTTTFTRNSTYQANLNLLLSSLSSNATRNNINGFYNVSAGQDPDAVYGMFLCRGDVSNSVCRNCVNFAAKDVLERCPIEKVAMIWFDECELRYSNRNIFSTVDQDITIFMMSPNNVTVQPDRFNQLVETTINGIAARASSAPSGAKKFAVQQVNYTGIQKLYTLVQCTPDLSTLDCKRCLEGAISKLGNCCNRKQGGRVLFASCNFRYELYEFYNATAAAEAAPPPPPVALSPPPTSGPETRKGKGGVSTVLIIAILIPVTVSLVLFCLGFCFLSRRAKSNKYSAQEINDDGNEITNVESLQFDLSSIQDATNHFSADNKLGEGGFGEVYKGTLPNGQAIAVKRLSKGSGQGAAEFKNEVILVAKLQHRNLVRLLGFCLEGEEKILVYEFVPNKSLDYFVFDPEKQGLLDWSKRYKIIGGIARGILYLHEDSRLRVIHRDLKASNILLDGDMNAKVSDFGMARIFGVDQTQGCTNRIVGTYGYMSPEYAMHGQFSVKSDAYSFGVLILEIISGKKNSSFYQTGGAADLASYVWKHWRDGTPLEVMDPTLTDTYSRNEVIRCIHIGLLCVQEDPASRPTMATVVLMLNSYSISLPLPQEPAFFLHSRTDQGSIPSKEFFADKSKGNSVPYSGDEGSITEVYPR; encoded by the exons ATGGACTCTCTCAAATTCTCCACAGTCCTACTCTCCTTGCTGAGCCTTGCTATTATCACTCAAGCACAGGATCCCACTTTCCTATCTTATTATTGCCCAAACACAACCACCTTCACAAGGAACAGCACTTACCAGGCTAATTTAAATCTCCTCCTATCTTCACTTTCATCAAACGCAACCCGCAACAACATCAATGGATTCTACAACGTCTCTGCAGGACAGGATCCTGATGCAGTCTATGGCATGTTTCTTTGCCGTGGTGATGTTAGCAACAGTGTTTGTCGAAATTGTGTCAATTTTGCTGCCAAAGACGTCCTCGAAAGGTGCCCAATTGAGAAAGTAGCTATGATATGGTTTGATGAGTGTGAATTGCGTTACTCAAATAGAAACATCTTCTCTACTGTGGACCAAGACATCACCATATTCATGATGAGTCCAAACAATGTTACAGTCCAACCTGATCGTTTTAACCAGCTAGTAGAAACCACCATAAATGGTATAGCTGCTCGGGCTTCATCTGCTCCTTCAGGTGCTAAGAAGTTTGCAGTTCAACAAGTGAACTATACTGGGATCCAGAAATTATACACTCTTGTGCAGTGTACACCAGATCTATCCACTCTAGATTGTAAACGTTGTCTTGAGGGAGCTATTTCAAAATTAGGCAATTGCTGTAATAGAAAGCAAGGAGGAAGAGTCTTATTTGCAAGTTGTAATTTTCGGTATGAactttatgaattttataatgCAACGGCAGCAGCTGAGGCTGCACCGCCACCTCCTCCTGTGGCTCTATCTCCTCCTCCAACTTCAGGTCCAGAGACAAGAAAAG GAAAAGGCGGTGTCTCAACAGTTTTAATTATAGCCATTTTGATCCCAGTTACTGTTTCTCTTGTGCTTTTCTGCCTGGGTTTCTGTTTCTTGAGTAGAAGGGCGAAGAGCAATAAATATTCTGCACAGGAAATAAATGATG ATGGAAATGAGATTACAAACGTGGAGTCATTACAATTCGATTTGAGTTCTATACAAGATGCCACAAACCATTTCTCCGCTGATAACAAGTTAGGTGAAGGTGGATTTGGTGAGGTTTACAAG GGAACACTTCCTAATGGACAAGCAATAGCTGTGAAGAGGCTATCGAAAGGCTCAGGACAAGGTGCAGCGGAATTTAAGAATGAGGTTATCTTGGTAGCTAAGCTTCAACACAGGAATTTAGTGAGGTTGCTAGGATTTTGCttggaaggagaagaaaaaattcttGTCTATGAATTTGTGCCAAACAAAAGCCTCGACTACTTTGTATTTG ACCCAGAGAAGCAAGGGCTACTGGATTGGTCTAAACGATACAAAATAATAGGAGGAATTGCTCGAGGAATTCTTTATCTACACGAGGACTCTAGGCTAAGAGTTATACATCGTGACCTTAAAGCTAGTAATATTTTGCTTGATGGAGATATGAACGCAAAAGTTTCAGATTTCGGCATGGCTAGGATTTTCGGAGTTGATCAAACTCAAGGATGTACCAACAGAATTGTTGGAACATA TGGTTATATGTCTCCAGAATATGCAATGCATGGGCAGTTCTCCGTGAAGTCTGATGCTTATAGCTTTGGTGTCTTAATTCTTGAAATTATATCTGGAAAGAAGAACAGTTCTTTCTATCAAACTGGCGGTGCTGCAGACCTTGCGAGCTAT GTATGGAAACATTGGAGAGATGGCACACCTTTGGAAGTGATGGATCCAACTCTGACGGATACGTATTCAAGAAATGAGGTAATTAGATGCATCCACATTGGATTGTTATGTGTTCAGGAAGATCCAGCTTCCAGGCCCACAATGGCAACAGTTGTTCTCATGCTCAATAGTTACTCGATTAGCTTACCATTACCTCAAGAGCCTGCATTTTTTCTCCATAGTAGAACAGATCAAGGGTCAATTCCAAGCAAGGAATTTTTTGCAGATAAATCTAAGGGCAATTCTGTGCCATATTCTGGCGATGAAGGTTCAATTACTGAAGTATATCCTCGATAG